A single region of the Syngnathoides biaculeatus isolate LvHL_M chromosome 17, ASM1980259v1, whole genome shotgun sequence genome encodes:
- the stbd1 gene encoding uncharacterized protein stbd1: protein MAFKDGNGVAVERRVDLASLFCMIGRHGPAVTLALFAMVSVLAGLVIYRTVTGRRRRRKKEASDRAEGRSPPAESDEGAPQAGREPQACGASTDVDVIKEDDDDPAGTVLKVRHRATAAPEKSPLIWASDVQEPLDQHATSPLTQQVESVPSSFREAKVYLEEPSQSLQSIGAEIQEEPTTDCHLYSTDDSFRDERISEGSLKEPESIRDQIYHEEVYNAEIQVDKVVTTEEFNSDNKKARQEEETSKTLSSNKVCFEKTHPIRDVAYEKQDDKIAAESRTVELNIEGHVISDKSRKDDFEEVIQHQDSADEYAYSSDCFATEEEKKHAVINEEQETEDDRNSTQSPPLDNSEIQVECEEEHSLTSNQEMDLLSHECELVEGCNIVSSMEDVSSSIPPLVDNDILGIASEETPQINSVSDITNDQQAQKEVPTVEDEPPMPSDDTENLSEMIQKTTVTTQDEVPVELHTLSSEEQQNVQELDRNALKTTSIAFLPDLTCDIEASIYKNHYGDNTENSTVFEQPRFDSLGDTDASDNNFHEDIASSSQDQENYHKADDFSFIVAAPVVSEDTMTPPKLQITLPLFEPSERTDNNICGGGEESGISSMAVSPELLDPGINFDTNGIPAKVHESKAEAKLEPQTCLFVDDATLSALEDDAMVHERHPVPLPEQPCSQIIDSAYDESSGAKEGMFAHVIEDKKRERDLFTVPVRSDDLERRADMKVAVVSGVKKLESVENKEPKMEKDDCAKTEINIMEATMDHNEWITDGNPNFPWMNLSLPSFGGEKHTSSELLHTEESNHPNAEPQSVQVKQIDGWDFEENVKTKSVNVTFRVHYLTRSPFQILAVTGNRLELGSWKEFIPLESAKDGYWMGVVRLPAEHHVQWKFVVVEKGAVCRWEECGNRLLNTDVAKTCSCTNCGDFCEKGWGNDHQACFYLGTKLELLHYIEMVTVYVFIAK, encoded by the exons ATGTTGATGTGATCaaagaggatgatgatgatcccGCTGGGACTGTCCTCAAAGTAAGACATCGTGCAACTGCAGCTCCTGAGAAAAGTCCGTTAATCTGGGCATCTGACGTCCAAGAACCGTTGGACCAACATGCAACATCGCCACTTACGCAGCAAGTGGAGTCTGTGCCGTCGTCGTTCAGAGAAGCCAAAGTGTACTTGGAGGAGCCCAGTCAGTCTCTCCAAAGCATTGGGGCAGAAATACAAGAGGAGCCTACTACTGATTGCCACCTATATTCAACAGATGACTCATTCAGGGATGAAAGGATTTCAGAAGGCAGCCTGAAGGAGCCGGAGTCCATTCGGGATCAGATCTACCATGAAGAA GTATACAATGCCGAAATCCAAGTAGACAAGGTTGTGACCACAGAAGAATTTAATTCCGACAACAAGAAAGCCAGACAAGAAGAGGAAACTTCTAAGACTTTGTCAAGTAACAAAGTGTGCTTTGAGAAAACCCATCCCATCAGAGATGTGGCTTATGAGAAACAAGATGACAAAATTGCAGCGGAAAGTAGAACAGTTGAGCTCAATATAGAAGGACATGTAATATCAGACAAGAGCCGAAAGGATGACTTTGAGGAAGTGATTCAACACCAAGACAGTGCCGACGAGTATGCATATTCATCTGATTGCTTTGCTACAGAAGAGGAAAAGAAACATGCAGTCATCAATGAAGAGCAGGAGACAGAGGATGACCGCAACAGTACTCAGTCACCACCATTGGATAATTCAGAAATCCAGGTTGAATGTGAAGAGGAACACAGCCTGACAAGCAACCAAGAGATGGACCTCCTTTCTCATGAGTGTGAGCTAGTAGAGGGCTGCAATATTGTTAGCAGCATGGAAGATGTCAGTTCAAGTATCCCACCTTTGGTTGATAATGACATCCTCGGCATCGCCTCTGAAGAAACCCCCCAAATTAACTCAGTTTCAGACATAACTAATGATCAACAAGCACAGAAAGAAGTTCCGACAGTGGAGGATGAACCTCCAATGCCATCAGATGACACTGAAAACCTCTCAGAAATGATTCAAAAAACGACAGTTACTACACAAGATGAGGTGCCCGTTGAACTCCACACTTTGTCTTCTGAAGAGCAACAAAATGTTCAAGAACTTGACCGCAATGCTTTGAAAACTACAAGCATTGCTTTTCTTCCTGACCTAACATGTGACATTGAAGCATCCATCTACAAAAACCACTATGGTGACAACACAGAGAACTCTACAGTTTTCGAACAACCCAGATTCGACTCTCTAGGTGACACAGATGCCAGCGATAACAACTTTCATGAGGAcattgcatcttcctctcaagaCCAAGAAAATTATCACAAAGCTGACGATTTTTCTTTTATCGTCGCTGCTCCTGTCGTGAGCGAAGATACAATGACCCCACCCAAGCTTCAAATTACCCTACCGCTCTTTGAGCCGAGCGAGCGGACGGATAACAACATATGTGGTGGGGGAGAAGAAAGCGGCATTTCCAGCATGGCCGTCAGTCCTGAGTTGCTTGATCCTGGGATTAACTTTGACACCAATGGGATACCAGCGAAAGTTCACGAGTCAAAAGCTGAGGCGAAGCTGGAGCCTCAAACTTGCCTTTTTGTTGACGATGCAACTCTATCAGCTTTAGAGGACGACGCCATGGTGCATGAACGTCATCCAGTTCCATTGCCAGAGCAGCCCTGCAGTCAGATCATAGACTCTGCTTATGATGAGTCATCAGGAGCAAAGGAGGGCATGTTTGCCCATGttattgaagacaaaaaaagagagagagacctgTTTACAGTACCGGTCCGAAGTGATGATTTGGAAAGACGGGCAGACATGAAAGTTGCTGTGGTTTCAGGTGTTAAGAAATTAGAATCTGTAGAAAACAAAGAgccaaagatggaaaaagatgactgtgCCAAGACTGAAATAAATATCATGGAGGCAACTATGGACCATAATGAGTGGATCACAGATGGTAACCCGAACTTTCCTTGGATGAATCTCTCTCTGCCATCTTTTGGTGGTGAGAAGCACACGTCATCTGAGCTGCTTCACACTGAAGAATCCAACCACCCAAATGCAGAACCTCAATCAGTTCAAGTCAAACAAATCGATGGATGGGATTTTGAAGAAAACGTGAAAACCAAAAGCGTCAATGTGACGTTCCGCGTCCACTATCTGACCCGTTCACCGTTCCAGATATTGGCTGTAACAGGGAACCGGCTGGAGCTTGGGAGCTGGAAGGAGTTCATCCCTCTCGAGAGCGCCAAGGATGGATACTGGATGGGCGTGGTGAGGCTTCCTGCTGAGCACCATGTGCAGTGGAAGTTTGTGGTAGTGGAAAAGGGGGCGGTGTGTCGCTGGGAAGAATGTGGCAACCGGCTGCTCAATACGGATGTGGCGAAGACCTGCTCGTGCACAAATTGTGGGGATTTCTGTGAGAAGGGATGGGGAAATGATCACCAGGCTTGTTTTTATCTTGGCACTAAGTTAGAACTACTACATTACATTGAAATGGTAactgtgtatgtttttattgcaaaataa